From the genome of Arvicola amphibius chromosome 9, mArvAmp1.2, whole genome shotgun sequence:
ACCAAGTTACaaatcaaggcattttcttttttaatgcattttatttcactttttgagacaaggtattacTACCcagtcttggctggcctagaatttgctataTGTGGGGGCAAGCCCTGATAATccaagtctgggcaggtcacccaaaggaagctctTTACTTCccaccattatcacctgggactctggccatcgatgaatttaaatggagtctggagtctcaatagtttaccctgagacaatgcctggctgcaggaggaGCCACAGGCTGAGACTGCCTGCCcgcacccaagagcagaccagtCAAAGAGCTGTAGAGGCACCTGCCAGCGCACCTcaacaggacacccctagacagatGCCAGCCAATCAGACCCTAAACCTAGGGACCCCTCACCTCTCCTCTACTACTATAAAAAaccctattcttttttaaaaaatatatgtatacaatattctctctgcgtgtatgcctgaaggccagaagagggcaccaggcctcattacaaatggttgtgagccaccatgtggttgctgggaattgaactcaggacctttggaagagcaggcaatgttcttaatccctaaaaaccctattctaattgaACTCGAGGGTCTCCGgatattccaatacgttggacatgcggagagaccgagtttgcaaacttgattaaaataaaggctttttggttttacatatgggactcggtttcctttgttggcttttgtggggaccccatggatttgggcataacactatATAAACAACAAGGaggacctcaaactcacagggactTATTGCCCTCTACAtccagagtgctaagattaaagatgtgcataaTCACGTCCTATCcttcaaggcattttaaaaatacattggtagccactggagagagggttcagtggttaagagtacttcttgtacttgcagaggacctgggtttgatttccagaacctacatggtagcttataatcattcataactccagttccaggggctctgatgccttcttttgatttctgtgtgcatcagacatgcatgtggtacatatatacatacatatatgtatgtatatatatatatatatgcaggcaaaacacaaataaatcttaataagtaaaataaaaatacattgtttttgaACATCAGAAATATGTGTTAGCCAGGTAAGGAAATCTCAGCTGCAGGCCTCAGATGCTTCTGATAGCATTTTCAGCTCTTTGATGGGTGGAAAACCGGGTTTTGTTAACACAGTCCACAAGTTTAATACATTCTACCTGTAGCTGGGATGGTAGGTTCATCACAGAGGTGGGGACAGAATGGCTCTTTGGGGGGGGCTAAAGATGGCCCAAAATAAATCGTAATTAGCTTCTGAACTTTAACATTCCAATTGCTTCAGTCACTGATGTTTTAATTAGCTTTTGTGGACACTGCTCCTTTTCAAGGATTCTCCTtcacagaaggcagagggcaaGGGGCAGAGCGGCATGGCACAAAATGCCAGGTTTGAATGTGTTCATCACTAAGGCACAGCAGTTACCAGATACGCATTTTGGAAAAATTTCTCTAGCTACCATAAGAAGAATGGATTCATGTGGGCAGAGCGGCTGGGGTCTTCGCTGCTCAGGGCTCAAGGAACCAGTCAAAACCagcaggcagaaagactgtaagagcaaaAGGGGACCCATGACTCTGCGGGAAAGAACTCAGAGACTGAGCATCACCACACATAGGCTCCATCCAGCCTGTGTCCCATcgcagggaggaggaagagaacacaGGCTGCAAACCCTAAGTAAGAAGCCATCTCCAATTGACaactgcttgcaaaggaaaacttagttttcccaaagggagtctcactgggtatattaaccacacttaagTGTGGGCCCTAcgcccagcagtagatgaccaacacaaaactaactcaatgatatttttgtagactttttttgtatcacattgctttgtttgggcaggttttttgctttattttgtttttttttgttgttgttgttttgtttgtcttaatggtcttttgcttgtatattatggtttccaattttgtgtttttgtgggttttgtgtgtttcttgagctttttcttttttattctggtgtgtctgttttgtttgcttgtttgttttcttttttcttttcttttctttttttttccaacacagggtttctgtgtagccttggctgtcctggtactgccattctctgtagagcaggctggccttgaactcacagagattcgcctacctctgcctcccaagtccacCGCTACcagcctatttgttttctaaagagaaggaaagggcatgaagttgggtgggtggggaggatctgggaagagctgTGGGAAAGGAAACCattatcagaatatattgcataaaaatttattttatattttaaaaatatatcttaaagatTAGAGAAGTGGGGCAAGGGGACTATTTGGAAGATAATTGCAATTATTCCCTACATAAATATGGCAGACTAAGGTGGTGGTAATGAAATTGtactatatatgtgtgcatgtgtgtatatatatacatacatatatacacataaatacacatatatacatgacaTATATCAGctatttcatacatatgtatacatatggtATATGTGTCAGCTAtaaagacaggtttttttttttttaattcagggtttcattttttaaaactggctGGCCTGATATTCTTTTTAGCGAATATACTTCCAAGTTGACTTGATGACCAAGGAACTCACAGAGTACCTGCTGCCTCTGCATGTCCTACTTCGTCTGGCCAAGCAGCTGaattctaaaaatgcttaaaGTCCGCAGGTTTGAAAAGAAATGGGGTATGGAAGGGGAGGTCTGGAAGCAGTTAAGGAATAACGCCTATGTTCCTGGCTTGTGTATTGGCGTCCTTCAAACTTCAAACTGTTGTCTATGCAGGGCGCGTGCAATCCTCGCAGGAGGCTgcgagttcaagggcagtctgggaTAGAGTGAGATTTTGCGTGTGCTCCATCCAGCAGCCTCACACCTGTCTGCTAATGAGTTGCAGGTGCGCTCTCTCTGCAGAGCAGGGAAAGGCAACCTGACGGTGCGGTGACCCCCACCCATGTGGAGCCCTTCAACTCGGCTCAACAGAGCTCCAGCCACACTGCGTCTAACCACACCCCACAAAGCTGAGAGGTCCAAGTGGACAAGTGATGTCTTGGCTCCTTGTTCTTGTTGGGCTCAATTCAGTTACCTCCAGCCCTCTCGCCCGTTGGGGCAGTTCCTCATCTCCAGCAAGACGTGCCCTTGCTCCTTGGAATAGACCTGGCCTTGCACTACTACTTTCCCGGTGTGGTCAATAGGATTCTCGATGACCATCCCTTCCCACAATTCCGCGGTCCTTCTTGGGTACCTGCCCTCCGCTCACTCCGGATCTCGCGAGAGTACGATAGTGCCCGTTGCAGCCCAGAATCGCCTTCCCGGGCATCAGAACAGCATCCTCCCTGGCTTTCCCCCAATCCTGACACTCGCGCTCCACTCTCGGATTGGCTGAGGGAGCTGGTCAGTTTTTTTCCCAGCCAGAAAGCAGTTCCACAACTTGTCCTTCTCTGGACCCGCCTTTGGAGACTGCGGATTGGATGACTGGATGTGACGTCACGAGATTCGCGTCAGAGGGAACTAGCCAATCACAAGCTTGGCGTATTTTACAAACTGGGgacgcagcagcagcagcagaaaactAGAAAATCGGCGAAAAAACTGAGAAAGTAGAGGTGACCCCGAGGGGCTCCTGGAGAGGTGTGGTACGGGACTTTTGAGGGGATGAATCCTGTCGCGGTTCCTAGGGAGGACAGCAGTTTGGAGTCCCGGGGCGCGATAGCAGGCCTGGGGTGTCTGGAGGAGTCAGCCAGAAGAGCGGCCCTGCTGCCAGTGCGGGCCTCTAAGCACATGGATTGGGACCAGGGTGGAAAAATCAGGATATCGGCCCCCTTGCCTTGATAACTGATGTACTTTGGTCCTCAGCCctgtctcccttcttctcccgTCTCTATTATAGCCGCCATGACTACCCTCCACACGAGGAAGGATCCCCTCCTCCGAGGTATATCTCCCACCCCTAGCAAGATTCCAATACTCTCTCAAAGATGCTCAGAGTTTTCATCAGTCAAGCCGTGCTCTCTGGACCAGGAGAACCAGGATCCGAGGGTAAGAGGGGCTTGATGGGTGAAGAGAGTCGTCATAACATGGAGGCAGCTCACATTGGCAATGCACCCCAGCGCTGAATCCCAGTTTTTGTTCTCCTTCCCCTCAGAAGCCACCGCTCAGTACTCAAAGTCCTCTCATAGActcagctggcctcaaattgaAAACCTTGCACCAGAAAGAGAAATCACAAAGATTGGGGAGCACTCAGCTCCGGAACCCTTTGGAGGAACTCAAGCCTAGCTCTGGGAGACCAAATGTAGGGCTTGTGTCCCAGCCCCAGACAGGTACCTGCCGGAAGCTTGGGGAATGGCCTATTTGGTTCCGTGAGAATGGGAAAGGTGAAGTTTGGGGTTTGCACACCCTCTGGTTTCTTGCATGCTGTAAGAATTCTAGACTCTGTCTTGCAAGCTCTTTGCTTTAAGAAGTCATTCCTTTACTTCAGCAAAATGTCATCTCTTGCctgtcatggtggcacacgcctttaatcccagcactttagggggctgaggcaggtggtctctgtgagttccaggccagcctggtctgcatggtgtttcaggccagccagggctccacagtgagACCGCGGGGAAACCTCAGTAACCCGGTCACAGTCACTCCCTCAGTGTGGTGCTGATGCTTTGTGATCTGGCCATACTTCAGCTTGAATGGCTTCCTTTTCAATAACAggtatgttttaaaaagatttatttttgtcgacggtggtggcacgtgcctttaatcccagcactcgggaggcagaggcaggtggatctctgtgagttcgaggctagcctggtctacaagagtgagttccaagacaggctccaaagctacacagagaaaccctgtctcaaaaaaccaaaaaataaaaaaaagagggatttattttcattttattttagaggGCATCGGATTGGATAccctagagctgaagttatagccagttgtgagccgccatgtaggtgctggaaataaaACCCATGTCTCCCACAAGAGCAGCCAGAACTCGTAACTGCCATTAAAAAGGATTAGTTTgaatctgtatatgtgtgtgggtatgtgagtgcaggtcctgtggaggccagagcattggattgtcctggagctggagttagaggccacctgatgtaggtgctgggagccatctcttcagcccccgaTGATATCttctgtatgacaaaaactttgttttatcttttgctcCCTTGGTTAATGTGATGACTTACATGAAATTTTTCAAACACTTGATGAGCTAGGTTCAATTGAAtgatctccctcctccccatctttccctccccatctctcaaggtcttacatagctcaggctggctttgagctctgtATACTGgggaggctagccttgaacatcTGGTTCTCCTGCTTGGTAGCCTAAATTTTGGAATTACACTAAGCCTGGCTTggatatgtttctttttctttttttttttttttttggttttttgagacagggtttctctgcagcttttttagagcctgtcctggaactagctcttgtagaccaggatggcctcgaactcacagagatccgcctgcctctgactcccgagtgctgggattaaaggcgtgcgccaccaccgcccggctatgtttctttttcttactgtTGCTAGGATCCCCTGCCCCTTAGCCTCCTCTATTCCTGTTTCttctaattctgttttttttttttccttccagaggCTCTAAGGGCTATAGAGTTTGTTGCTGACCCGACAGCCCTGGCCACCATCCTTTCAGGTGAGGGGGTGAAGAGCTGTCCACTGGGGCGCCAGtccagtctggctcagagagtgCTAGTTCGAGGGAGCAAGGGAGGCACCGCCCAGAAGGGCCAGGTAATGAGAAGGATGTGAGGCCAGGTTGGGGTGGACTGGGAGAATTCTGAGCTCCTGCTTACAGCCTCTATTGGCATTCCAGAGTGCTCGGTCTTCAGCATACCTGGCTCCCAGAACCCCTATCCATCAGCTGGAACCTGCCAGGGCTTCCTGCTTCTCAAGACTGGAGGGATCAGGACCCCGAGGGAAACCACAGAGTTCAGAGGCTCTGGTGAGTACCTTTGAGGGGCTGACATTTAGTCTCTCGAGAAACTTCTTCCTGGAACAAAGGTCTTATCCTGGGATAGTACCTCAAGATGAAAACGGGTTCTGTTGGGAGAGGTGGGTTGGGGTTTGTGTCTAGTTTGGGGCCTACTTCTCACTCTGCTGTCATGTCTTGCTCTGGGTCAGAATCCACCTTCAGGACCTTCCGTTCACCCCTTCACTCGCCCCAGTTTACAAGAGCTAAGAAGAGAGACATGTGGCAACAGCAGGTAAGGAGTGGGTGTGGATTCCCTTTCAACCCAGGAAAGCATGTCAGGTGAGCCCCTGGAAAAGGGGTCTGGCTCTCATAGCCAGGCCTTAATATGAAGGAACAGAGGGATAGACATGGGAAATGCTGTTTCTTTTGGCTACAGCATAAACTgacaataaatgttttttaatatttatttatttatttatttatttattgtacaatattctgtctgtgtgtatgcctgcacgccagaagagggcaccagaccccattacagatggttgtaagccaacatgtggttgctgggatttgaactcaggacctttggaagaggaggcaatgctcttaacctctgagccatctctctagcccccaataAATGGGTTTTGAGTTGCACTCTTGACCCTTACTACCACCAGTTATAGGACCTTGCCTTAGCTATCTGAGTTCTGTATCAGCCAAGCAAGGATTTTGGACCATTAGAGGCTGTCGGGAGAATGCAGTGAAATGGTGTTTATAAACACTTAGCAAATGCCCAGCTCTTGGTTGACACTCAGGGATGGCTGTTGTACTTACTGTCATCAGGACTTCAGCGAGCCAGGCCTCCAGATTGCTCCAGAAGACCCCAGTTCAGCCCGGTGAGTGTGTCTGAATATAGGGGGGAAAAACAAGTGTGAGTGAACTTCTGgtaccaggaacaagacaaggaaaaGGTCAGCAGGCCTTGAGGAGTAGAAGTGGGATGAGGAAGTAGGGGTGCAGGGAGACTGGGCCAGAGGAAGCTGGAGGTCTAGCTTAGGGCTTGCCTAGCAGTCACATCCCAGAAACACACAACAGGAGACGAGACCTCCTACCTGGGTCAGAGGTGGGCCTAGTTTTATTGTGCTTCCACTTCTGCCCTCTCCCTGCTACTTCCTGCAAAACTGAATTTCTGTCCCAATCCCTTATGAGCCATGGTCACCTCCAGCCTACTCAGAACTTCAGTGTTTGCCAAGATATTATTGGGCTCTGAGAGGATGCTGAATCAGTAGACTTTGATGTTCTAAATACTACAGCAAAATGTCCTATCTTCTCCCAGCTTCTTTACCCCCCAAAGGAGAGCATGAGGCTGTCCCTCATTCAGATGAAGGAGGAAGAGCCCTACTGGGTCTGGCTCAACGAGTGCCCTTAAGAGAAACTGGAGAAATAATGCACACCAGGGTGAGCTGAGACCCTTGTGAGATGGATGGGGGTGAGATATTCAGGAGATGCACTGGGTACAGTTGGGCGGTCCTAGGACTCAGGATGTTATTAGGTCTTAGTTTGCTGGAGCTGGGGCCAAACCCTTTTCAGAGTGGATCTGACTTCCTTTATTATGTATCTGGAGCCTGGGGACAGAAGTGACAGACTGACATACATGTGTGTCACCATGAAATCAGTGCTAAGGCCACCTAGACACATCTAATACCTACCAACCAAAAATATTAATTCCTGCCGGACAGTGGTAGCATGTGTCtttactcgggagacagagacaggcggatctctgtgagttcaaggccagcgagtctacagagtgagttccaggacaggctttaaagctacagagaaaccctatttcaaaaaagcaaacaaacaaaaaattccttCAATTATTTACTGACTTTTGAATGTATTCATGTTTCTAGTTTCAGAATATGCACATtctagaagagggaagaaaaaaaacccacaaatataaaatatatgaagtgTCAGGTAGTGATATAATCTCTAAAATTAAGTACTTAAGGCAATGAAAAGATTTGGGAAGGGGAGTTGGTGTCAAATTGGTAGTTTAGAGCCATGCATGGTGGGGTATGACTaacccagctctctggaggcaggagaattgcaagttAGAGGAAAGCTTGGGCTGTTCCACAGTGGATTCCAGGACAACTGGGCTATGCAccaagatggggggggggggcagattaATATTTAGGACTGGTAACTTAACTCACATTGGCCAACTTATAACTGCTTGTAATTCccattccagggcatctgatgcctctTTCTGACTTTCATGGGCACCCAAACACAGCTACAcataaatgctttttaattttttttttaatatttttaaggggGTTGCTAATCACTCAATTTTTACAAAATGTAGTTTGTCCAGGGCAGTGTTATCAAGAAGATGAAGGTTAAATGAAGGCCAGGAGTTGAGAATGTGAGCCGTATagataaaaggaaaggaatataGAGCTATTTAGCCGAGGGCTGCAGATGCAAAGGTCCCGAGGAGAGAGGGTACACCTAGTGCTGTGAGATCGAAGCCTAGGAAAGGGGGTCAGTCCTTGGCCCTTTCTTGGGCTGAATGGAAGCCCAGGGGAGAAAGGGTAAATAGGGAGTAGCTGCTGCAGTGGGGGAAAACAAGACACAGGACGTGAATTCAGAAAGGCTACTCTTCCTGCATTTTCCTCCACGGGCAATGCTGACTCCCATGCAATGCCTTCTCCTGCCCTGTAGCCCAACTCATGTCTGGCCATGTGGTGCCACCCTTTGTCAGCAACCTGTCACCTTTAGACAGACTCAGGTGTTCCCTCCCCAGGCCTCTCAGTCAGTTGTGGTTTGCACTGGGCAGGAGCAGAAGAGTCTAGCTGGAAAGCCCCGCTCACCCCCTGTGTCTCTCCCCAGACCTCATATTCATCCTTGAAACGGTTCACCATTCAGCCTAAAACCCGGTTCACACCCGCCCAGTCATTACCCAGAGTTCAGCAGGTAAGAGAGCAGAGGAGACAACTGATGTGGGCCAAGactagggaggaagagaggggggcaCGTACTGTGTGGGATGGGAGTGTTAAgatacaggaagagagaggagcaggatGGGGGGAATGTTAAGACtccttttttgtttatcttttttgtttttgtttttgtttctttttaaagacaggatttctttgtgtaagagccatagttgtcctggaactagctctgtagatcaggctggccttgaactcacagaaacccacctgcctctgcctcccgagcgctgggattaaaggtgtgcgccactactaccaccaccaccaccaccaccatcacctggccctTCCTAGTCTTAAAAATAGCCGGTGGTAGcgcatgtggtggtggtgcacacctttaatcccagcactcgggaggcagaggcaggtgaacctctgtaagttcaaggtctacaagagctagttccatgtcCAGtcttggacaggctccaaagacacagagaaaccctgtctggggggaggagggggaaagagacaAGACTATGGAGGGAGAGGGGCAGGTactgtgggggatggggagggtaGGATAGGTAAGAGGAGAATGTCTTACCCATGGGCTGTCTTGTCTGATGCAGACCCAGTGGCGGAGTGGTCTCTCTCCTCATTCCTCCCCTGAAGAGCCTGCCCTGCCCTGGGTAAGTGGCAAAAGCTTTATGTACTGAGGTCTGTGGTGCTATCCTGCTGGCCTGGAGGGCTGGCAGCCTTGTTGTTTGAGGTAGGTGAACCATCTAAAGAATCTGCTTGCCTCTTGCTTCTCTGTCTACTCTTCCTATCCTATGTTtagaatgtctgtctgtctctattttcTGCTAGTCTGAAATTCTGAAGAAatttcttgtatgtgtgtatcaaCATCTCAATAATCTGGGCATCaaacttttgattctcctgcctcagcttcttgagagCTAATATCAGCTCTGATTTTTAGAGCCACCAGAGAGCTTTGACCCATTCCTCAAGAGGGTGTGGACAGTCTTCCCACCTTAATCTGACTTCCTCACCTGCCCCTTTCCTTCTATATGGCAGGAGCAGATTGCTGTAAGGTTGTTTGACCAGGAGAGTTGCATCACGTTGCAGAAGGGATCTGGGAAACCACCTGCAGCAAGCACTTCTGGACCTCACCCCTTCAAAACCCCCAACCTCCAGGAGCTAAAGATGCAGGTGGGGATGTAGTGACCGCACCTTTGGTGGCTTCTGCACCATGAGAAGACTGGGAATGGGGAGCCGGGAGGAAAGGTGTGGGGAGACCTTGGGGACACAGTGATGACACGCTGGGATACTCTCTCCACCACAGCGCATCAGCCTTCTGCAGCAGCTCCTACAACAGGAGATAGAGGGACTGGGAGTGGGCAAGTGTGCCCCTCTTAATGGAGGCTCTGCTCTAGAGATGACCAAACTTCAGCCCCTACTGGCTGACATTTCTAGAACTCTGAATGCCCCAGAACACAATCCTGGAGCCTCCCTTCTTGGACTGTCAAGACACACTGATGTGACAGAGCCAGACCTTGCAGAAGAGTGTGAGGAGCCACAGCCCCATGGTGCAGAAAAGCATGGGGAGCCACAGCCTTGCCCTGGGGCAGAGACCAAGGTAGTTCAACCCAGTTCTATCACAGAAGCAGAGCCCCCAGTGCCATGCCAGATAGCTGAGCCAGAGCCGCCAGAGCCTTGCCTTCCAGTACTGCCTGGACCCCTTCTGCCTCGTCTCCAAGTACAGGCTGAACCCCTTGAAGCCTGCCCTTGGATGGAGCTAGGACCGTCGGCAGCCGACTCTCTGGAAGCTAGAAACCCAGAGTCTAGCCCACAGCCATGTTGGAGTCAGGGGCCTCCAGCAACCACCAGCTTGACCTTCTCTTCACAAAGCTCACTCTGTGCCAGCCCCCCTATCCACTCACTCCAGTCTTTGAGGTCCCCAACAGGCCAGTCAGGTAAGGAACTGGCTGGGGAAGGGTATGAAGAAAAGTTTCTGTCTCTTTGGGAATGGGCCCTGCCTTGCCGGGCaatgctctgctttctttcttctggccCGCATATGAAGAGTTCTCCTGCCCTATGTTTCTAGCTGGCCCTGCTcatgggggaggagaaggggcagCACCCAGAAAGAATGTAACTCCAGAGTCTCTAAATTCCTCATGGCCTTCAGGCCCCAGCAGTCTGGCCCCTCGAACTCTGGCTCTGAGGCAGCGCCTCAAAGCATGTCTCAGCGCCATCCACTGCTTCTATGAGGCGCGTCTGGACGACGAGTGTGCCTTCTACACTAGCCGAACCCCACCTCCTGGACCCACCCGGGTCTGCACCAACCCTGTGGCCACGTTGCTTGATTGGCAGGATGCCCTGGTGAGCCTTTTGTTTACAGCCAGAACCTTCTGCACAGCAACCCACAAGACAGCGGAGGGGGGCTAGCCTTGCTTCCTTTACCAAGGTGTAAGGGAATGTGAcccagtctttctctttctccagcaaTTCATTCCAGTTGGTTCTGGACTGGACTCTCCATCGTGACTCCAGCCTCCACGGTCTGCCTCACTCACCCCTTCCTTCTTAGccttatttattgttgctctgcCCATTGGACTGGGAGCCAACCCCTTTTATCCTTTAATAAAGTTTCTATGAATTGTGAGTGTTCCCATGGGGCAGCTACTGCTGTCGCTCTCCAGTGCCACACGGTGGCAGTGTGCTCCAATGAGAGGGACTGAATGCTCAGGACTGCGGGCTCTAACCCACCGCAGCAAACTCTTGAGTGGGTTAGAGGGAATCATGGAACTCTCTGAGATCAGTCCCGCTCCAGGGTCACCAGCTATTTCCTCATCTAGAGTACCTCTGCTAGAACTCTTAGTTGGCACCAGTGACCCTAACCcacctggaggctgagacaggaggatcacttgaaccCAAGAGTTGGAGACCACCCTgggcaaaaagaaaaactacaaagagACCAATAGCAAGGGCAAGAAAACTGCTAGAATTCTCTTCCTGTGCAGGCACACCAAACCCAACTTTAGAATCTTCCATACTCTACTTGCAGGAACAGCAGCCCTGCAGGGGACACTTCCCTCAGCTCATCCTCACATCAAAGCCAAATCTGCATTCCTCTCCTAGAGAGGCAGGTCTGGCTAGACTTAACTGCAGAGAACAAGTCTCCTAGTTGAGACTGACAAGCAGGGTGGGAGTCCTTTCTGGACATCAGGCAAAGGGGCAGccacttctccctcccaccctccaccAACGCAGGCAGCCACACAATTCCCAGCCTCACTTTATTGGAAGAAGTAACAGCATCCGTAGCTGCAGGGCCTAACCTGGAGAGGGGTGAAATGGGAACTGTACAAAATGGGTTTAAGTACTAGGAAGGAAGTCGTTGGTTCCTTCAGTTCACGGGAAGGCTGTCTTGGCTAGAGCCTGAAATAATGGAGATGCAGGAGGGGAACGGAAAGAAAGTGGCTACTGAGGTCCGGTATCTAACCTGTGACAGTCTCCTCTCTCCTAGCAGGCTCCTTCGTCTGTCCTTTCCCTCCCAAACTGCCAGTGCGTCCCTTAACCCCTGTGAGtctttgatctcctttagttaAGCTGTTCCCCAGCTCCAGGCGGAAGGGAGGGCCACGACCGGCGGGG
Proteins encoded in this window:
- the LOC119822699 gene encoding tastin; protein product: MTTLHTRKDPLLRGISPTPSKIPILSQRCSEFSSVKPCSLDQENQDPRVRAQKPPLSTQSPLIDSAGLKLKTLHQKEKSQRLGSTQLRNPLEELKPSSGRPNVGLVSQPQTEALRAIEFVADPTALATILSGEGVKSCPLGRQSSLAQRVLVRGSKGGTAQKGQSARSSAYLAPRTPIHQLEPARASCFSRLEGSGPRGKPQSSEALNPPSGPSVHPFTRPSLQELRRETCGNSRTSASQASRLLQKTPVQPASLPPKGEHEAVPHSDEGGRALLGLAQRVPLRETGEIMHTRTSYSSLKRFTIQPKTRFTPAQSLPRVQQTQWRSGLSPHSSPEEPALPWEQIAVRLFDQESCITLQKGSGKPPAASTSGPHPFKTPNLQELKMQRISLLQQLLQQEIEGLGVGKCAPLNGGSALEMTKLQPLLADISRTLNAPEHNPGASLLGLSRHTDVTEPDLAEECEEPQPHETKVVQPSSITEAEPPVPCQIAEPEPPEPCLPVLPGPLLPRLQVQAEPLEACPWMELGPSAADSLEARNPESSPQPCWSQGPPATTSLTFSSQSSLCASPPIHSLQSLRSPTGQSGPSSLAPRTLALRQRLKACLSAIHCFYEARLDDECAFYTSRTPPPGPTRVCTNPVATLLDWQDALQFIPVGSGLDSPS